The following are encoded in a window of Pseudalgibacter alginicilyticus genomic DNA:
- a CDS encoding LacI family DNA-binding transcriptional regulator, protein MITLKQLAKELNVSISTVSKALNNSDEIGKETIKRVKELAEFYNYKPNKVALSLKQNKTKTIGVIIPDILNYYLAKVLFGIEREASEYGYNIITCISNESLEKEKESLQLLANGSVDGFILSLAKETQIKGEIAHFNRTIESGLPIVMFDRVAHDVICDKVIVDDFEATYNATKNLLAEKRKQIAFISSIDSLSVGKLRERGYIKAISETTTHQPLLLKMSNKKECSKKIKSFFKKNKTIDGIIAADSASGIISVNTAVNLGLSVPKNISVIAFGSKSVSYHSIPQLTTIRQHAKKIGSIAAQQLIKRLELKNAEKMEVTTKIVKTSLVKSKSTL, encoded by the coding sequence ATGATTACATTAAAACAATTAGCAAAGGAATTAAACGTATCGATTTCAACCGTTTCTAAAGCTTTAAATAATAGTGACGAAATTGGAAAAGAAACTATTAAGCGCGTTAAGGAACTTGCAGAGTTTTATAATTATAAGCCTAATAAAGTCGCTTTAAGTTTAAAACAGAATAAAACCAAAACAATAGGTGTTATTATCCCAGATATTTTAAATTATTATTTAGCAAAGGTATTATTTGGAATAGAAAGAGAAGCATCGGAATATGGATATAATATTATAACTTGTATTTCCAATGAGTCTTTAGAGAAAGAAAAGGAGAGTCTTCAATTACTTGCCAATGGCAGTGTAGATGGCTTTATATTGTCTTTGGCCAAAGAAACTCAAATTAAAGGAGAAATAGCCCATTTTAATAGAACTATTGAAAGCGGTTTACCAATTGTAATGTTTGATAGAGTAGCACATGATGTTATCTGTGATAAGGTTATTGTAGATGATTTTGAGGCAACTTATAATGCTACAAAAAATTTATTAGCCGAAAAAAGAAAACAAATTGCATTTATAAGTAGTATAGATAGTTTGAGTGTCGGGAAGTTGCGTGAAAGAGGCTATATTAAGGCTATTTCTGAAACGACTACCCATCAACCCTTGCTTTTAAAAATGAGTAATAAAAAGGAGTGTTCAAAAAAAATAAAATCTTTTTTTAAAAAGAATAAGACTATCGACGGAATTATTGCTGCCGACAGCGCATCAGGAATTATATCTGTTAATACTGCTGTAAATTTAGGATTGAGTGTTCCAAAAAACATATCGGTTATTGCTTTTGGCAGTAAGTCTGTTTCTTATCATTCTATCCCACAATTAACAACAATTAGGCAGCATGCTAAAAAAATAGGTTCTATTGCTGCTCAACAACTTATTAAGAGATTGGAGTTGAAAAATGCAGAAAAAATGGAAGTAACCACTAAAATAGTAAAAACTAGCTTGGTGAAAAGCAAATCAACATTGTAG
- a CDS encoding response regulator has protein sequence MAETIKILMIDDHPMIIEGYQNTLLFTKKENQNLIIDIANNCDEAVYYIDKSVEKEYPYDVLFVDISLPPSKDGTMASGEDLAEYARKNLPNTKIIILTMFNESFRIHNIIKTIDPEGFLIKSDLTSSELASAFQAVLNNPPFYSGTVNSHIRKSIVSDIVIDEKNRKILHLLSQGVKTKNLAPHVDISLSAVEKRKKQLKEIFMIQDGQDETLIKAAKEKGFI, from the coding sequence ATGGCAGAAACCATTAAAATATTGATGATAGATGATCATCCAATGATTATTGAAGGGTATCAAAACACTTTACTTTTTACCAAAAAAGAAAACCAGAATTTAATAATCGATATTGCTAACAATTGTGATGAAGCGGTTTATTATATTGATAAATCTGTTGAAAAAGAATATCCGTATGATGTGTTGTTCGTTGATATTAGCTTGCCACCATCAAAAGATGGTACCATGGCATCTGGAGAAGATTTAGCTGAATATGCACGTAAAAATCTGCCAAATACTAAAATTATTATTCTTACAATGTTTAATGAATCATTTAGAATTCATAATATTATAAAAACGATTGATCCTGAAGGGTTTTTAATAAAAAGTGATTTAACTTCAAGTGAATTAGCAAGTGCCTTTCAGGCGGTACTTAACAATCCTCCGTTTTACAGTGGTACAGTAAATAGTCATATCCGAAAATCTATTGTTAGTGATATTGTTATTGATGAGAAAAATAGAAAAATTCTTCATTTACTTTCACAGGGAGTTAAAACCAAAAACTTAGCTCCACATGTTGATATTTCTTTAAGCGCTGTAGAAAAGAGAAAGAAGCAGTTAAAAGAAATATTTATGATTCAAGATGGTCAAGATGAAACGCTTATAAAAGCAGCTAAAGAGAAAGGATTTATTTAA
- a CDS encoding tetratricopeptide repeat-containing sensor histidine kinase: MNIKSLTLLIILIVPALCWTQTDFKAKSDSLSFYLSKSQDEANTSDIRLEYAKKAKRVAFDLNDKSLLIQSNLNLSKIYLDIGLKENFLKSSHNNLKLTNKVKDTISTALINKDLGDYYYINTSDSAYYYYNESLKLYRALNDDFNTAVLLLDIAIIQKNEKDFTGSEISSIEGVSLLESLGNDNEVNKKKAFHYNNLGLVFDQLEQYEESIKYFKKSIELIQKLDGENKLALDVLKNNLGLAYRNSKQYDLALLIYRLMLKDDNLIKQDLDFYSLVLDNYAHTLYLSNQHEQLPGLYIKALKAIDTIKPTVYPSIAIHQHLAEYYFKYQQKDSAKYYAYKAKAISEQYHNDDLLKSLLLLSRIEEDSIAVNFFDAYIKLNDSLQKSERKTRNKFTRIRFETKQIEAENAKIAKEKVWLMLLSGILIITAMLLYIIITQRSKNKELELLQQQQAANEEIYNLMLSQQEKIEEARIIEKKRVSQELHDGVLGRLFGTRLSLDSLNMSSSMDAIKTRGQYIDKLKTIEEDIRKVSHELNTDFISGSGFVDIIKTLVDTQTEVYNLQYKFNSDDTINWEDISNKSKIHVYRIVQEALHNIYKHAQASLVDISFELKNDVICLSIKDNGVGFEVDKTKKGIGVKNMNSRIDEIAGTLYIESEKNIGTTIIITIPI; this comes from the coding sequence TTGAATATAAAATCTTTAACTTTATTAATAATATTAATTGTTCCAGCCTTGTGTTGGACGCAAACTGATTTTAAAGCTAAATCAGATAGTCTTTCGTTTTACCTATCTAAATCTCAAGACGAAGCTAATACATCAGATATAAGATTGGAATATGCTAAAAAGGCTAAAAGAGTTGCTTTTGATTTAAATGACAAATCTTTGCTTATTCAAAGTAATTTGAATTTAAGTAAAATTTATTTAGATATTGGACTTAAAGAAAATTTCTTAAAGTCAAGTCACAATAATTTAAAGCTTACTAACAAAGTAAAAGACACCATATCAACAGCTCTAATCAATAAAGATTTAGGAGATTATTATTATATAAATACATCAGACAGTGCGTATTATTATTATAATGAGTCATTGAAGCTATACAGAGCATTAAATGATGATTTTAATACCGCTGTACTACTCTTGGATATTGCTATAATTCAAAAAAACGAAAAAGATTTTACTGGAAGTGAAATTAGTTCCATTGAAGGAGTGTCTTTATTGGAATCTTTAGGTAATGATAATGAAGTAAATAAAAAAAAAGCATTTCATTACAATAACTTAGGTTTGGTCTTTGATCAGTTAGAACAATATGAAGAATCAATAAAATACTTTAAAAAATCTATAGAATTAATTCAAAAATTAGACGGCGAAAATAAATTAGCCTTAGATGTTTTGAAAAATAATTTGGGTTTAGCTTATAGGAACTCAAAGCAGTATGATTTAGCATTACTGATTTACCGATTAATGTTAAAAGATGACAATTTAATTAAACAAGATTTAGACTTTTATTCATTAGTACTTGATAATTATGCCCATACTTTATATTTGTCAAACCAACACGAGCAACTTCCCGGACTTTATATTAAAGCGTTAAAGGCCATAGATACTATTAAGCCAACAGTCTACCCATCAATAGCCATACACCAGCATTTAGCAGAGTATTATTTTAAATACCAACAAAAAGATTCTGCGAAATACTATGCTTATAAAGCGAAAGCAATTTCGGAGCAATATCATAATGATGATTTATTAAAATCATTACTCCTGCTCTCAAGAATTGAAGAGGACAGTATAGCTGTTAATTTTTTTGATGCGTATATTAAGTTAAATGATAGTTTGCAAAAAAGTGAACGTAAAACACGAAATAAATTTACACGAATTCGTTTTGAAACGAAACAAATAGAAGCAGAAAACGCAAAAATTGCTAAAGAAAAAGTATGGCTTATGTTGCTTTCAGGTATTTTAATAATAACCGCGATGCTGCTTTATATTATTATAACACAACGAAGCAAAAATAAAGAATTAGAGCTTCTTCAACAACAACAAGCAGCTAATGAAGAAATTTACAATCTCATGCTGTCTCAACAGGAGAAAATAGAAGAAGCTAGGATTATAGAAAAAAAGCGGGTTTCTCAAGAATTGCATGATGGGGTTTTAGGACGTTTATTTGGTACACGCTTAAGTTTAGATAGTTTGAATATGAGTTCCTCTATGGATGCTATAAAAACAAGAGGACAATATATAGACAAACTTAAGACTATTGAAGAAGATATTAGAAAAGTATCCCATGAATTAAATACCGATTTTATTTCAGGTTCTGGTTTTGTTGATATCATAAAAACATTGGTAGACACACAAACAGAAGTATATAACCTGCAATATAAATTTAATAGTGATGATACTATTAATTGGGAAGATATATCTAATAAATCTAAAATACATGTGTATAGAATTGTTCAGGAAGCTTTGCATAATATTTATAAACACGCGCAAGCAAGTTTGGTAGATATTAGCTTTGAATTAAAAAATGATGTAATTTGCTTGTCGATAAAAGATAATGGGGTTGGTTTTGAAGTTGATAAAACAAAAAAAGGAATTGGTGTTAAAAATATGAATTCTAGAATTGATGAAATAGCAGGCACTTTATATATTGAATCAGAAAAAAATATAGGAACAACTATAATAATTACTATACCTATTTAA
- a CDS encoding Gfo/Idh/MocA family protein, whose protein sequence is MSQVYKWGIIGCGNVTELKSGPAYQKVEGFSLHAVMRRDIHKAKDYALRHKVSMFYDDADELINDPEVDAIYIATPPDSHGYYALKVAAAGKICCIEKPMAPTHEECVQITNVFQEKNIPLFVAYYRRSLPRFQKIKSWIEDHKIGVVRHINWHLSKPANAIDLSKMYNWRTDANIAYGGYFDDLASHGIDLFMHLLGDIEIANGVSINQQGLYSAMDSVTGHWIHKTGITGSGSWNFGTEKREDHVEIYGNKGKITFSVFDEQPIKLEHDGVVESITIEHPENIQFYHVQNIKNHLLQKMTHPSTGVTATKTSWVLDRILGKDNL, encoded by the coding sequence ATGAGTCAAGTTTATAAGTGGGGAATTATTGGATGCGGAAATGTTACTGAACTTAAAAGCGGTCCTGCATATCAAAAAGTAGAGGGCTTTAGTTTACATGCTGTGATGCGTCGAGATATTCATAAAGCCAAAGATTATGCTTTAAGACATAAGGTTTCAATGTTTTATGATGATGCAGATGAGTTAATAAATGACCCTGAAGTTGATGCTATATACATAGCTACTCCACCAGATTCTCATGGATATTATGCACTAAAGGTAGCTGCAGCAGGAAAAATTTGCTGTATTGAAAAGCCTATGGCTCCTACACATGAAGAGTGTGTACAAATTACAAATGTCTTTCAAGAAAAAAATATACCGCTATTTGTGGCCTATTATCGTAGGTCTCTTCCGAGGTTTCAAAAGATTAAATCTTGGATTGAAGACCATAAAATTGGAGTTGTAAGGCATATTAATTGGCACCTAAGTAAGCCAGCTAACGCAATTGATTTATCTAAAATGTATAATTGGCGCACTGATGCTAATATTGCCTATGGAGGCTATTTTGATGATTTAGCATCTCACGGTATTGATTTGTTTATGCATCTTCTTGGTGATATTGAAATAGCCAATGGCGTGTCAATCAATCAACAGGGTTTGTATTCAGCCATGGATTCTGTTACAGGACATTGGATTCATAAAACAGGAATTACAGGTTCAGGTAGTTGGAACTTTGGAACAGAAAAAAGAGAAGATCATGTTGAAATATACGGAAATAAGGGTAAAATCACTTTTTCTGTTTTTGATGAACAACCTATAAAATTAGAACATGATGGAGTTGTAGAAAGTATAACAATAGAACATCCTGAAAATATTCAATTTTATCATGTTCAGAATATTAAAAATCATTTATTACAAAAAATGACTCATCCATCCACAGGTGTAACGGCTACAAAAACAAGTTGGGTGTTAGATAGAATTTTAGGAAAAGACAATTTATAG